A section of the Methanococcoides sp. LMO-2 genome encodes:
- a CDS encoding GTP-dependent dephospho-CoA kinase family protein: protein MVCEIVLPESLRPLFRKPFGVLYEGVGGDAVRSSVKDLDNPTKLISVGDVTTFHLLESNIIPDILIVDDRTKRAPASSQVVYGTKHQGFAEVTVDNPAGVITEELISVIGDALVSDRNVRIFVNGEEDLAALPAMMMAPIGSVIMYGQPDKGVMLVRMTESKKAEIKDLFDKILEKQDHKEQFNNVRRILHGH, encoded by the coding sequence TTGGTTTGTGAGATCGTTTTGCCGGAGAGTCTTCGACCTCTTTTCCGGAAACCTTTTGGTGTCCTGTACGAGGGTGTTGGCGGTGATGCCGTCAGAAGCTCGGTGAAGGATCTCGATAACCCCACAAAACTTATATCTGTGGGTGATGTTACTACTTTCCACTTGCTCGAATCAAACATCATTCCGGATATACTGATCGTGGATGACAGGACGAAAAGGGCACCGGCATCCTCACAGGTTGTCTATGGTACAAAACATCAGGGTTTTGCTGAAGTAACAGTCGATAATCCTGCTGGTGTGATCACCGAAGAGTTGATATCTGTGATCGGGGATGCGTTAGTGTCTGATCGGAATGTCCGGATCTTCGTAAATGGTGAAGAGGATCTTGCGGCTTTACCTGCGATGATGATGGCGCCCATCGGGTCGGTTATAATGTATGGCCAGCCTGATAAAGGTGTAATGCTTGTAAGGATGACAGAATCCAAAAAAGCAGAAATAAAAGATCTATTTGATAAAATTCTTGAAAAACAAGATCATAAAGAACAGTTCAATAATGTGCGGAGGATATTACATGGACATTAA
- a CDS encoding 30S ribosomal protein S24e has protein sequence MDINITEDKNNALLNRREVKFAATFDGATPSRIDVKNRLAAMLNVPLELVILQKFDNSYGMSAAEGYAKIYEDADRMKVVEKEYVLKRNELPEPEVEEEASEEAEEAAEDSE, from the coding sequence ATGGACATTAATATTACAGAAGACAAAAACAACGCACTTCTCAACAGAAGGGAAGTGAAGTTCGCTGCGACCTTCGATGGTGCAACACCTTCAAGGATCGATGTAAAGAACAGGCTGGCTGCAATGCTTAACGTGCCACTTGAGCTCGTTATTCTCCAGAAGTTCGACAACAGCTACGGAATGTCCGCAGCTGAGGGTTACGCAAAGATCTATGAAGATGCAGATCGCATGAAGGTAGTCGAGAAGGAATACGTCCTTAAAAGGAACGAACTTCCAGAGCCTGAAGTCGAAGAGGAAGCATCCGAAGAAGCTGAAGAAGCAGCAGAAGATAGTGAGTGA
- a CDS encoding response regulator, with the protein MTQTKILVVEDEKIVALGIKKMLKNMGYLVPSIASSGKEAISKAEITFPDLVLMDIMLKGDMDGVEAAQQIRERFDVPVVYLTAYSDEKILARAKRTKPYGYIIKPFEENSLHTTIELALHNYRVEKGLEETEE; encoded by the coding sequence ATGACTCAAACTAAGATACTGGTCGTAGAAGATGAAAAGATCGTTGCCCTGGGCATCAAGAAGATGCTGAAGAATATGGGATACCTTGTACCCAGCATCGCATCTTCCGGAAAAGAAGCCATCAGTAAAGCAGAGATCACATTTCCGGATCTCGTTTTGATGGACATCATGCTAAAAGGTGATATGGATGGTGTCGAAGCCGCTCAACAGATACGAGAGCGTTTCGATGTCCCGGTAGTCTACCTTACGGCATATTCTGATGAAAAGATACTGGCCCGGGCTAAAAGGACAAAACCTTATGGTTATATCATAAAGCCTTTCGAGGAAAACAGTCTTCATACCACCATAGAACTTGCACTCCACAATTACAGAGTGGAAAAAGGACTTGAAGAAACGGAAGAATGA
- a CDS encoding 30S ribosomal protein S27ae: MAVKDYYKVNGDSLERLRQFCPRCGDGVYLADHKDRLTCGKCGYTEFKK; encoded by the coding sequence ATGGCAGTTAAAGACTACTACAAGGTAAATGGCGATTCCCTCGAAAGGCTCAGGCAGTTCTGCCCACGCTGTGGCGATGGCGTATACCTCGCAGACCACAAGGACAGACTTACCTGTGGCAAGTGCGGATACACTGAGTTCAAGAAATAA
- a CDS encoding DNA-directed RNA polymerase, with product MYKRMKLADTVRVAPRLLGEDVGVSVKDALKEKLEGRVDKTLGAIVAVTNIEEVGEGHILVGDGAVYYDAVFEAIVFIPQLQEVIEGLVVETVEFGAFVSIGAMDGLLHVSQVTDDFMSYDGKNGRLLSKTGGRTLSEGDKVRARIVAVSTNEREPRDSKIGLTMRQHALGRLEWLEEARKPKSEESKE from the coding sequence ATGTATAAAAGGATGAAACTTGCGGACACTGTCCGTGTGGCTCCCCGCCTTTTAGGTGAGGATGTAGGAGTCAGTGTAAAGGACGCACTCAAGGAAAAACTTGAGGGCAGGGTCGATAAGACACTTGGTGCAATTGTTGCGGTCACGAATATTGAGGAAGTTGGAGAGGGACACATCCTTGTTGGTGACGGAGCAGTCTATTATGATGCGGTTTTCGAGGCTATTGTATTCATCCCACAGCTTCAGGAGGTCATTGAGGGACTGGTAGTCGAGACCGTTGAGTTCGGCGCGTTCGTCAGCATAGGTGCCATGGACGGCCTGTTGCACGTAAGTCAGGTCACTGATGACTTCATGTCATATGACGGCAAGAATGGAAGGCTTCTGAGCAAGACCGGTGGACGTACCCTTTCAGAAGGTGACAAGGTACGTGCCCGTATCGTTGCGGTGAGCACCAATGAAAGAGAACCAAGGGACAGTAAGATCGGTCTGACCATGCGTCAGCATGCTCTTGGTAGGCTGGAATGGCTCGAAGAGGCACGCAAGCCTAAATCTGAAGAATCTAAAGAGTGA
- a CDS encoding translation initiation factor IF-2 subunit gamma, protein MSQPCVNIGMVGHVDHGKTTLVSALSGVWTDTHSEELKRGISIRLGYADTTFRKCPTCPEPQCYTVAKKCEHCGEKTEEVRTVSFVDSPGHETLMATMLSGAAIMDGAILVIAANEECPQPQTKEHLMALNIIGIENIVIVQNKIDLVPKEKVIEHYHQIKEFVKGTVAENAPIIPISAQQNINIDVLIDAMNEVIPTPVQKLDKPAHMLIARSFDINKPGTPIDKIAGGVIGGTLTEGALHSGDDLEIRPGRKVESENAIHWEPIYTNINMIAAGKDKVEEATPGGLLALGTGLDPSITKSDSLTGQVAGAPGTLPPTHDSFTLELKLLERVVGISDDEPIEIGKIKTSEPLMLNVGTATTVGIVTSAREDVAEAKLKRPVCAEPGSMVAISRRVGSRWRLIGVGVIKA, encoded by the coding sequence TTGAGTCAGCCTTGTGTTAATATTGGCATGGTAGGTCATGTCGATCATGGGAAAACGACGCTTGTAAGCGCGTTATCAGGAGTATGGACCGATACTCATAGTGAAGAGTTGAAGCGTGGTATTTCTATCAGGTTAGGGTATGCAGATACTACCTTCAGGAAGTGTCCAACTTGCCCCGAACCTCAGTGTTATACTGTAGCCAAGAAATGTGAGCACTGTGGTGAAAAGACAGAGGAGGTCAGGACCGTATCCTTTGTGGATTCCCCTGGCCACGAGACTCTGATGGCTACAATGCTTTCAGGTGCTGCTATCATGGATGGTGCTATCCTTGTGATAGCTGCGAATGAGGAATGCCCGCAGCCACAGACAAAAGAGCACCTTATGGCCCTGAACATTATCGGTATCGAGAATATCGTCATTGTCCAGAACAAGATCGACCTTGTTCCAAAAGAGAAGGTCATCGAACACTATCACCAGATCAAGGAGTTCGTAAAGGGAACGGTTGCCGAGAACGCACCGATCATTCCGATCTCCGCACAGCAGAACATCAACATCGATGTGCTTATCGATGCGATGAACGAGGTAATTCCAACACCTGTGCAGAAACTTGACAAGCCTGCACATATGCTTATTGCAAGATCCTTTGATATCAACAAACCCGGAACACCAATCGACAAGATCGCAGGCGGTGTTATTGGCGGAACACTTACAGAAGGTGCATTGCATTCAGGCGATGATCTTGAGATCCGTCCGGGGCGCAAGGTGGAGAGCGAGAATGCCATTCACTGGGAGCCTATATATACTAATATCAATATGATCGCAGCCGGCAAGGACAAGGTCGAAGAGGCAACTCCGGGCGGACTGCTTGCATTGGGTACCGGACTTGACCCAAGTATCACAAAGAGTGATTCTCTGACAGGTCAGGTTGCAGGTGCACCGGGCACATTACCACCAACCCACGATTCATTTACTCTGGAGCTGAAGCTTCTTGAGCGTGTGGTAGGTATTTCAGATGATGAACCGATTGAGATCGGTAAGATCAAGACCAGCGAACCATTGATGCTCAATGTTGGAACTGCTACTACTGTTGGTATTGTAACAAGTGCCAGGGAAGATGTCGCAGAGGCAAAGCTCAAGAGGCCGGTGTGTGCAGAGCCTGGTTCCATGGTTGCTATCAGCAGGCGTGTCGGCTCACGCTGGAGACTTATAGGCGTGGGAGTCATTAAGGCTTGA
- a CDS encoding DNA-binding protein — protein MKVIIDTNGLMIPVQFRVDIFSELKRLGYDELIVPQAVINEIGILIKRYRGENKTAAKVALSLADRCTIVDRTGSADDVILQLALDTGAAVLTNDVGLIERLKEVDVTVVRLRQKNHLDIV, from the coding sequence TTGAAGGTTATAATAGATACAAATGGTTTGATGATCCCGGTTCAGTTCAGGGTTGATATCTTCTCAGAACTGAAGCGTCTGGGCTATGATGAGCTTATCGTTCCTCAGGCGGTCATAAATGAGATAGGGATTCTGATCAAAAGATACAGAGGTGAGAACAAAACAGCGGCAAAGGTTGCACTTTCATTGGCTGACAGATGTACTATTGTGGACCGCACAGGAAGTGCGGATGATGTCATTCTCCAGCTTGCTCTTGATACAGGGGCAGCGGTCCTGACGAATGATGTCGGGTTGATAGAACGTCTGAAGGAAGTGGATGTGACCGTTGTACGTTTGCGCCAGAAGAACCATTTGGATATTGTATGA
- the spt4 gene encoding transcription elongation factor subunit Spt4, producing MVEQVCRECHRLVTGQTCPVCGSSNLSDDWTGLVIIVDPQRSKIAEMIGVTVADKYALKVR from the coding sequence ATGGTAGAACAGGTATGTCGTGAATGTCACAGGCTGGTTACAGGCCAGACCTGCCCGGTATGTGGTTCAAGCAACTTGAGCGACGACTGGACCGGACTTGTCATCATTGTTGATCCTCAACGATCCAAGATCGCAGAGATGATCGGTGTGACAGTTGCCGATAAGTATGCTTTGAAGGTGCGTTAA